A genome region from Musa acuminata AAA Group cultivar baxijiao chromosome BXJ3-5, Cavendish_Baxijiao_AAA, whole genome shotgun sequence includes the following:
- the LOC103986232 gene encoding histone-lysine N-methyltransferase, H3 lysine-9 specific SUVH1-like — protein MEERSNCAPHSWSESVVLDVKPLRSLAPMYPAPLGQKNTFSPPNAPPFVCVTTPFGSFTTESAFPPGFCPLFPSFAASHDVNQKPVDVNFVNDANGFARASEGPDINGSLHNASPSPSFQTPPAAIVSFNKEEPLASGASPPSGRTIKRSSCSNSIHIGNSETEGSNKKKIKTRRPKATGGDLSLLPSSSHDPRELVEVVLMTFDALRRRLMQLDESKRLRPDLKAGTIMMSSDLRANMVKRIGQVPGVAVGDIFYFRIEMCLVGLHSQSVAGIDYMTARFGNEEDPVALGVVSAGVYDNEEDNVDVLIYSGQGSSSKDDQKLERGNLALEKSLHRANEIRVIRSAKDPFVLNGKIYVYDGLYKIHESWVEKGKSGFNTFKYKFLREPGQPDGIAVWKMIEKWKQNPSSRANVILPDISSGIENMPVCLVNDVDDEKGPRYFAYSTAVSYSKSITSSRPLHSCMCNSVCMPGDSNCSCLHQNGGFLPYCSNGILISCKPLIYECSVSCQCPTNCRNRVTQRGVQVHFEVFRTRDRGWGLRCWDAIRAGTFICEYVGEVTESIQGVEYDEENDHIFQPRHADQGFKWNYVPELLGEPSSVDLSETSKPLSFIINSKNMGNISRFMNHSCSPNVFWQPVVHDHGDDGFPHIMFFAAKHIPPMTELTYDYGPSSAEMGDYVQSRRTKECFCGSVKCRGFFG, from the coding sequence ATGGAAGAGCGATCAAACTGTGCACCTCATTCTTGGAGCGAATCGGTCGTCTTGGATGTGAAGCCTTTGCGATCTTTGGCTCCCATGTATCCTGCCCCGCTTGGGCAGAAGAACACATTCTCCCCTCCCAATGCCCCTCCCTTTGTTTGTGTCACAACGCCTTTTGGTTCCTTCACAACGGAGTCTGCGTTTCCTCCGGGCTTTTGTCCGCTTTTCCCATCTTTTGCTGCTTCTCATGACGTTAACCAGAAACCAGTGGATGTTAATTTTGTCAACGATGCAAATGGGTTTGCCCGTGCCTCGGAAGGTCCGGACATTAATGGTTCTCTGCACAACGCTTCACCATCTCCTTCCTTTCAGACGCCCCCTGCAGCCATCGTATCTTTTAACAAGGAGGAGCCGCTGGCTAGTGGTGCCTCCCCACCATCTGGCAGGACAATAAAGCGGTCCTCTTGCTCTAACAGCATTCACATTGGCAATTCAGAGACAGAGGGTAGTAACAAGAAAAAGATCAAAACTCGACGACCTAAAGCTACTGGCGGTGATTTATCACTGCTACCCTCTTCTTCACATGATCCCAGGGAGCTGGTGGAGGTTGTCCTTATGACATTTGATGCACTTCGCCGGAGGCTTATGCAATTAGATGAGTCGAAAAGGCTACGCCCAGACCTGAAAGCGGGGACCATAATGATGTCCAGTGATCTCCGAGCCAACATGGTAAAGCGGATAGGGCAGGTACCCGGTGTTGCGGTCGGAGATATTTTCTACTTTAGGATCGAGATGTGTTTGGTAGGATTGCATAGTCAGAGTGTTGCTGGAATTGATTACATGACAGCCAGGTTTGGCAATGAAGAAGACCCTGTGGCTCTTGGTGTTGTCTCTGCTGGTGTTTATGATAATGAGGAGGATAATGTGGATGTTCTGATTTACAGTGGTCAGGGAAGTTCTAGCAAGGATGACCAGAAGCTTGAAAGGGGTAATCTTGCTTTAGAAAAAAGCTTGCATAGGGCTAATGAGATTAGGGTCATTCGTAGTGCAAAGGATCCTTTTGTACTTAATGGTAAAATTTACGTCTATGATGGCCTGTATAAGATTCATGAGTCATGGGTGGAAAAAGGAAAGTCAGGCTTTAACACTTTCAAGTACAAGTTTCTGCGAGAGCCAGGGCAGCCTGATGGGATTGCAGTATGGAAAATGATTGAGAAATGGAAACAGAATCCATCGTCTAGAGCGAATGTAATTTTGCCTGACATATCTTCAGGTATTGAAAATATGCCTGTTTGTCTTGTCAATGACGTGGATGATGAGAAGGGACCTAGGTATTTTGCCTATTCCACTGCTGTTAGTTATTCAAAATCTATTACTTCATCGAGACCTTTGCATTCTTGCATGTGCAATAGTGTCTGTATGCCAGGTGATTCTAATTGCTCTTGTCTCCACCAGAATGGTGGCTTTCTTCCTTACTGTTCAAATGGGATCCTTATCAGCTGTAAGCCTCTTATATATGAATGCTCTGTTTCCTGCCAGTGCCCTACAAACTGCCGAAACCGAGTTACGCAGAGAGGTGTTCAAGTCCACTTTGAGGTTTTTAGGACAAGGGACCGTGGATGGGGCCTCCGTTGTTGGGATGCTATTCGTGCTGGGACTTTCATCTGCGAATATGTAGGTGAAGTCACTGAGAGCATCCAAGGAGTTGAATATGATGAAGAAAATGACCATATCTTTCAGCCAAGACATGCTGACCAGGGTTTTAAGTGGAATTATGTGCCTGAGTTGTTGGGAGAACCTAGTAGTGTTGACCTGAGTGAGACTTCAAAACCCTTATCTTTCATCATTAACTCAAAAAACATGGGCAACATTTCTCGATTTATGAACCACAGTTGCTCACCTAATGTCTTTTGGCAGCCAGTTGTTCATGACCATGGTGATGATGGATTTCCACATATCATGTTTTTTGCAGCAAAACATATTCCTCCTATGACAGAGTTAACATATGATTATGGTCCGAGTTCAGCTGAGATGGGGGATTATGTTCAATCCCGGAGAACAAAAGAATGCTTTTGCGGCTCAGTTAAGTGTAGAGGCTTTTTTGGCTGA